The following are encoded in a window of Bradyrhizobium sp. WBOS07 genomic DNA:
- a CDS encoding ABC transporter permease: protein MTDATLKDTTSRRIGLPAIPVSVALAVTWIVAMLVIAAFAEKIAPYGYTQLDLRNRLAAPGNAAHWLGTDELGRDVLSRLLVSIRISLLIAFGATAISAIVGTTLGFLAAHFRGAAEQLVLMLTDFQASMPFLIMALAVLAFFGNSLPLLIGLMGLFGWERYARIARGLAISANAQGYAAAVRQLGATPQRIYLRHILPNIASTLIVSTTLVFPEVILMESGLSFLGLGVQPPMTSLGNMVGYGREYLTRAPWIMLAPATTIVITTLAVSVIGDWLRDRLDPTLQ, encoded by the coding sequence GGCAATCCCGGTCTCGGTTGCGCTGGCGGTGACTTGGATCGTCGCGATGCTCGTGATCGCCGCCTTCGCCGAAAAAATTGCGCCATATGGCTATACCCAGCTCGACCTGCGCAACCGGCTGGCGGCGCCGGGCAATGCCGCGCACTGGCTCGGCACCGACGAGCTCGGCCGGGACGTGCTGTCGCGGCTGCTCGTCTCGATCCGCATCTCGCTGCTGATCGCCTTCGGCGCCACCGCGATCTCCGCGATCGTCGGCACCACGCTCGGCTTCCTCGCCGCGCATTTTCGCGGGGCCGCCGAGCAGCTCGTGCTGATGCTGACCGACTTCCAGGCCAGCATGCCGTTCCTGATCATGGCGCTGGCCGTGCTCGCCTTCTTCGGAAATTCGCTGCCGCTCCTGATCGGCTTGATGGGCCTGTTCGGCTGGGAGCGCTACGCCCGTATCGCGCGCGGCCTTGCCATCTCCGCCAACGCGCAAGGCTACGCCGCCGCGGTCCGCCAGCTGGGAGCGACGCCGCAGCGGATCTACCTCAGGCACATCCTGCCCAACATCGCCTCGACCCTGATCGTCTCGACCACGCTGGTCTTCCCCGAGGTGATCCTGATGGAATCGGGCCTGTCCTTCCTCGGCCTTGGCGTGCAGCCGCCGATGACCAGCCTCGGCAACATGGTCGGCTACGGCCGGGAATACCTCACCCGGGCGCCCTGGATCATGCTGGCCCCCGCGACCACAATCGTGATCACCACGCTGGCGGTGTCCGTGATCGGCGATTGGCTGCGCGACCGGCTCGATCCGACGTTGCAGTAG